A genomic segment from Flavobacterium sp. 9R encodes:
- the ffh gene encoding signal recognition particle protein, with product MFDNLSDKLDKAFHILKGHGKITEVNVADTLKEVRRALLDADVNFKIAKDFTAKVKEKAIGQDVLTTLQPGQLLVKLVKDELTELMGGDVAGINLSGNPSVILMSGLQGSGKTTFSGKLANYLQTKKNKKVLLVACDIYRPAAIQQLYVVGDSIAVEVYSEPENKNPVEIAQNAIKHAKSNGFNVVIVDTAGRLAVDEEMMNEIERVHKAIQPQETLFVVDSMTGQDAVNTAKTFNDRLNFDGVILTKLDGDTRGGAALSIKTVVNKPIKFVGTGEKMDAIDVFYPVRMAERILGMGDVVSLVERAQEQFNEEEARKLQKKIAKNEFGFDDFLTQIQQVKKMGNMKDLVGMIPGASKAMKDIEIEDDAFKHIEAIIHSMTPGERSKPALIDAKRKIRIAKGSGTKVEQVNQLMKQFDQMSKMMKMMQGPGGKNLMKMMGGMKGMPGGMPR from the coding sequence ATGTTCGATAATTTAAGCGATAAGTTAGATAAAGCGTTCCATATTCTTAAAGGTCACGGGAAAATCACCGAAGTCAATGTAGCCGATACCTTAAAAGAAGTTCGTCGTGCGTTGCTAGATGCCGATGTTAACTTTAAGATTGCTAAAGATTTTACAGCCAAAGTTAAAGAAAAAGCCATTGGTCAAGACGTATTAACGACCTTGCAACCAGGACAATTGTTGGTAAAATTGGTCAAAGACGAATTAACAGAATTAATGGGAGGTGATGTTGCTGGAATCAATTTGTCTGGTAATCCATCCGTAATTTTGATGTCAGGTTTGCAAGGTTCTGGTAAAACTACCTTCTCTGGAAAATTAGCCAATTATCTTCAAACCAAAAAAAATAAAAAAGTCCTTTTAGTTGCTTGTGATATTTATCGTCCAGCAGCGATTCAACAATTATATGTTGTTGGAGATTCTATAGCCGTTGAGGTCTATTCTGAACCAGAAAACAAAAATCCAGTTGAGATTGCACAAAATGCGATTAAACACGCCAAATCCAATGGATTCAATGTTGTAATCGTCGATACCGCAGGTCGTTTGGCTGTGGATGAAGAAATGATGAACGAAATCGAACGCGTTCACAAAGCCATTCAGCCACAAGAAACCTTGTTTGTCGTAGATTCGATGACAGGTCAAGACGCAGTAAATACAGCAAAAACCTTCAACGACCGTCTAAACTTTGATGGAGTAATCTTGACGAAATTAGATGGTGATACTCGTGGTGGAGCAGCATTGTCTATCAAGACTGTTGTAAACAAACCGATTAAGTTTGTAGGAACAGGAGAAAAAATGGACGCCATTGATGTGTTCTATCCTGTTCGTATGGCAGAACGTATCCTTGGAATGGGAGACGTTGTTTCTTTGGTGGAGCGTGCGCAAGAGCAGTTCAACGAAGAAGAAGCTAGAAAATTACAAAAGAAAATTGCTAAAAATGAGTTTGGTTTTGATGATTTCTTAACCCAAATTCAGCAAGTAAAGAAAATGGGTAATATGAAGGATTTGGTTGGAATGATACCAGGTGCTTCTAAAGCAATGAAAGATATCGAAATTGAAGACGATGCGTTCAAACATATTGAAGCCATTATCCATTCTATGACACCTGGCGAAAGAAGCAAACCAGCACTAATCGACGCCAAACGTAAGATTAGAATCGCAAAAGGTTCTGGTACAAAAGTGGAGCAAGTCAATCAATTGATGAAGCAATTCGACCAAATGAGCAAAATGATGAAAATGATGCAAGGTCCAGGCGGAAAGAATTTGATGAAAATGATGGGCGGAATGAAAGGAATGCCTGGAGGAATGCCTAGATAA
- a CDS encoding efflux RND transporter permease subunit gives MYSKFIHRPVLSIVISLIIVLLGVLSLTQLPMTQFPDIAPPEVTVTTKYTGANAEACVKAVVTTLERAVNGVPGMAYMSSVSGNDGTSVINIIFKAGTDPEIAAVNVQNRVSSVLDELPEEVIKSGVIVEKVQNSMLLYLNILSSDTNLDEKFLFNFADINIIPELKRIEGVGYADIMGQREYAMRVWLNPVKMAAYNISTEEVIQNLKQQNIEAAPGKVGESSGKIEQSLQYVVKYTGKYNTKEQYENVIIKRDFQGELLRLKDIADIEFGSLDYDVLSKENGKPSAAIVLKQRPGSNASDVIENIKNKMDELKSSFPAGISYTYSYDVSNFLNASVEGVLYTLLEAFLLVALVVFIFLGDFRSTLIPAIAVPVSLIGTFFFMQLFGFSINLITLFALVLAIGIVVDNAIVVVEAVHAKMEEEHLNPKEATESAMKEIGGAIIAITLVMSAVFIPVAFLPGPSGVFFRQFSVTMAIAIVLSGVIALTLTPALCALMLKNTHNQERKNTLINRFIDAFNARYNSVAIRYRKILEYVVNRRVVTALALGLFCVGTFGIGQFLPTGFIPNEDQGTIYASITTPSGATLERSEKVVDAIQEAALKIEGVASVSTLAGYNFLTDGTGASFGMNLISLKSWKERKGTTDQEIIQKLKEDTKNIKDGKIEFFTPPPVPGYGNSSGFELRILDKTGKSDLKKLEEVARNFALELNKNEAIKNTFSSFDASFPQFLVNIDNTKAAQKGVVISEILNTLQTYLGSEYATNFIRFNQMYKVMVQSSPEFRTKPEDILKLYTKNSQGEMVAMSSFLSIEKVYGPEQITRYNMYPAAMLNGEPKEGFSSGQAIAAVKAVASEKLPKGYGFDWGGSSREQANAGNEAIYIFLICLLFIYFLLAAQYESFLLPLPVILSLPTGVFGAFFLLVALGLENNIYAQVAMVMLIGLLGKNAVLIIEFAILKQKEGLTPFQAAIEGALARLRPILMTSFAFIAGLLPLMLASGAGAIGNRTIGTAAAGGMLFGTIFGILIIPGLYYIFASLTYKNTAVK, from the coding sequence ATGTACTCAAAATTTATACATAGACCTGTACTATCAATAGTTATCTCATTAATTATTGTTCTTTTAGGGGTATTGTCATTGACACAATTACCTATGACCCAATTCCCAGATATTGCTCCACCAGAAGTGACGGTTACCACTAAATATACTGGAGCAAATGCTGAAGCCTGTGTAAAAGCAGTGGTAACTACTTTGGAACGTGCTGTGAATGGTGTGCCTGGAATGGCTTATATGTCGTCTGTATCAGGAAACGACGGAACCAGTGTCATCAACATCATCTTTAAAGCGGGGACAGACCCAGAAATTGCCGCTGTCAACGTACAAAATAGAGTTTCTTCTGTTCTGGATGAATTGCCCGAAGAAGTAATTAAGTCTGGAGTAATTGTTGAAAAGGTACAAAACAGTATGCTGTTGTATCTTAACATATTAAGTTCAGACACCAATCTTGATGAAAAATTCCTATTCAATTTTGCTGATATCAATATCATACCAGAACTAAAGCGAATTGAAGGAGTGGGTTATGCCGATATAATGGGACAACGAGAATATGCAATGCGTGTTTGGCTCAACCCAGTAAAAATGGCTGCTTATAATATTTCGACCGAAGAAGTCATTCAAAATCTTAAGCAGCAAAACATAGAAGCGGCCCCTGGAAAAGTGGGCGAAAGCTCCGGAAAAATAGAACAATCCCTACAATATGTAGTAAAATATACTGGAAAATACAATACCAAAGAACAATATGAAAATGTAATCATAAAGCGTGATTTTCAGGGAGAACTGTTGCGATTGAAAGACATTGCCGATATAGAATTTGGCTCACTAGATTATGATGTTTTATCCAAAGAAAACGGAAAACCATCTGCTGCAATTGTTTTAAAACAACGTCCCGGGAGTAATGCAAGCGATGTAATTGAAAATATTAAAAATAAAATGGACGAGTTAAAGTCCTCTTTCCCGGCAGGAATATCATACACTTATAGTTATGATGTTTCCAATTTCTTGAACGCCTCTGTTGAAGGTGTACTTTATACCTTACTAGAAGCTTTTCTATTGGTTGCTTTAGTAGTTTTTATTTTCTTGGGAGACTTTAGGTCTACTTTGATTCCTGCTATAGCGGTACCCGTATCACTAATAGGTACTTTCTTCTTTATGCAACTCTTTGGGTTTAGTATCAATCTAATCACGCTTTTTGCATTGGTTTTAGCCATTGGAATTGTGGTAGACAATGCCATTGTTGTTGTGGAAGCCGTACACGCCAAAATGGAAGAAGAACATCTCAATCCAAAAGAAGCTACAGAAAGTGCTATGAAAGAGATTGGTGGAGCTATTATAGCGATTACTTTGGTAATGTCTGCTGTATTTATCCCGGTAGCCTTTTTACCAGGACCTTCAGGGGTATTTTTCAGACAGTTCTCTGTGACAATGGCTATCGCAATTGTACTTTCAGGTGTTATTGCATTAACATTGACACCCGCTTTGTGTGCTCTTATGCTAAAGAATACTCACAATCAAGAACGCAAAAATACCCTTATCAATCGCTTTATAGATGCCTTTAACGCTCGCTATAATTCAGTAGCAATACGATACCGAAAAATACTAGAGTACGTTGTGAATAGACGTGTAGTAACGGCCTTAGCGCTTGGTTTATTTTGCGTTGGAACTTTTGGAATTGGACAATTCTTACCAACTGGTTTTATTCCAAATGAAGACCAAGGAACCATTTATGCAAGTATCACAACTCCTTCAGGCGCCACATTAGAACGCTCTGAAAAAGTAGTAGATGCCATACAAGAAGCTGCTTTAAAAATAGAAGGTGTTGCCTCTGTTTCTACCTTAGCAGGCTACAATTTCCTTACCGATGGAACTGGTGCGTCATTCGGGATGAACTTAATTAGCTTAAAAAGCTGGAAAGAAAGAAAAGGAACGACAGACCAGGAAATAATCCAGAAGCTAAAAGAAGACACTAAAAACATCAAAGATGGTAAAATTGAATTTTTTACCCCTCCCCCTGTTCCTGGGTATGGAAACTCAAGTGGATTTGAATTGCGAATTCTAGATAAAACAGGCAAAAGTGATTTGAAAAAATTAGAAGAAGTAGCACGAAATTTTGCCTTAGAATTGAACAAAAATGAAGCAATAAAAAACACGTTCTCTTCTTTTGATGCAAGCTTCCCTCAATTCCTTGTAAACATTGACAATACCAAAGCTGCGCAAAAAGGGGTGGTAATAAGCGAAATTCTGAATACGCTACAAACCTATTTAGGAAGTGAATATGCCACCAATTTTATCAGATTTAATCAAATGTATAAAGTTATGGTGCAGTCCTCTCCTGAGTTCAGAACAAAGCCTGAGGATATTTTAAAGCTTTATACTAAGAACTCTCAAGGTGAAATGGTTGCGATGTCCTCCTTTTTATCCATTGAAAAAGTATATGGCCCGGAACAAATCACTCGCTACAATATGTATCCAGCAGCGATGTTAAACGGTGAACCAAAAGAGGGATTCAGTAGTGGGCAAGCCATTGCTGCTGTCAAAGCTGTTGCTAGCGAAAAACTTCCAAAGGGATACGGTTTTGACTGGGGTGGTTCTTCGCGAGAGCAAGCGAATGCTGGAAATGAAGCCATTTATATATTTCTTATTTGTTTACTATTTATTTACTTCTTGTTAGCGGCACAATACGAAAGTTTTCTTTTGCCACTGCCGGTGATTTTATCTTTGCCAACGGGAGTATTTGGAGCATTTTTCCTCTTGGTCGCATTGGGTTTAGAAAACAACATTTATGCTCAGGTCGCTATGGTAATGCTTATTGGACTACTAGGAAAGAATGCCGTATTAATTATTGAATTCGCCATTCTAAAACAAAAGGAAGGGTTAACTCCATTTCAAGCCGCCATAGAAGGAGCTCTAGCACGTTTGCGTCCTATTCTGATGACTTCGTTTGCATTTATTGCTGGCTTGCTTCCACTTATGCTTGCTTCGGGTGCTGGTGCCATCGGAAATAGAACTATTGGTACAGCAGCTGCTGGAGGAATGTTGTTTGGTACCATTTTCGGGATTCTAATTATTCCCGGGCTTTACTACATTTTTGCGAGTTTGACTTATAAAAATACAGCCGTAAAATAA
- a CDS encoding TolC family protein, whose product MLQFKRIVFFLIITLGLFGCKTTNNVAEQQLTPLPATYLESKDTLNSAKVKWELFYKDDNLKKLITSAINNNYDLQIAIQKIEIARAGVQFTKGAQLPVLSAGLSAAQRKFGLFTMDGAGNASTDIQPGRVVPENLPDYFAGFNASWEVDVWGKLRSNKKAAVARFSSSIEGRNAIQTALIAEVATTYFDLLALDNELDIIRETITLQQAALEIIKIKKQTGILNELAVKQFEGQVNNSKGFEFKILQQITVVENKLNFLCGQFPQTIIRDKTKFNTLDPSIVNLGIPSQLLTNRPDIRQAELTLLATKCDVKAAKAAFYPSFTITGAAGFQAFTTGLLFQSPQSIAYTILGGMTAPLLNRSAIKSQFNTTKANQTEALLNYQKTILNGYIEVSNEVSNVKNLNELYELKNKEVSSYTQSTEIANDLFKSGRATYLEVLLVQRTALDSKIELIITKKLQHQAIINLYKALGGGIN is encoded by the coding sequence ATGTTACAATTCAAAAGAATCGTTTTTTTCCTCATTATAACTCTTGGTCTTTTTGGATGCAAGACAACAAATAATGTAGCGGAACAACAACTTACGCCTTTACCCGCTACCTATTTGGAATCAAAAGATACGCTTAACAGTGCGAAGGTAAAATGGGAGCTATTTTACAAAGATGATAATCTAAAGAAACTGATTACCTCTGCCATCAACAACAATTACGATTTGCAGATTGCGATTCAAAAAATTGAAATTGCCCGTGCAGGAGTCCAATTCACTAAAGGAGCTCAGCTTCCTGTTTTGAGTGCCGGATTATCAGCCGCACAGCGCAAATTTGGATTGTTTACAATGGATGGCGCTGGAAACGCCAGTACAGATATTCAACCTGGAAGAGTAGTTCCAGAAAACCTACCTGACTACTTTGCGGGCTTCAATGCAAGCTGGGAAGTGGATGTTTGGGGGAAACTTCGCTCTAATAAAAAAGCCGCAGTTGCCCGCTTTAGTAGTTCTATAGAAGGTAGAAATGCCATTCAAACGGCATTAATTGCCGAAGTCGCTACGACCTACTTTGATTTACTAGCCTTAGACAATGAACTCGATATTATTCGAGAAACCATTACGTTGCAACAAGCTGCTCTTGAAATCATCAAGATAAAAAAACAAACGGGTATACTCAATGAATTGGCTGTAAAACAATTTGAAGGACAAGTCAACAATTCCAAAGGATTTGAGTTTAAAATACTACAACAAATTACCGTTGTAGAAAATAAACTTAACTTCCTCTGTGGTCAATTTCCGCAAACTATAATTCGAGACAAAACTAAATTCAACACCTTAGACCCTTCCATTGTTAACTTAGGTATTCCTTCGCAATTACTAACCAATAGACCCGACATCAGACAAGCAGAACTTACGCTACTTGCTACTAAATGTGATGTAAAAGCAGCAAAAGCAGCGTTTTATCCTAGCTTTACAATTACAGGAGCAGCGGGATTCCAAGCCTTTACTACTGGATTGCTTTTTCAATCTCCACAATCAATAGCATACACTATTCTTGGAGGAATGACTGCACCTCTCTTAAACAGAAGTGCTATTAAATCACAATTTAACACGACGAAAGCGAATCAAACTGAAGCATTACTCAATTATCAAAAGACAATACTGAACGGCTATATCGAAGTGTCCAATGAAGTGTCCAATGTAAAAAACTTGAATGAACTTTATGAACTAAAAAACAAAGAGGTTTCTTCGTATACACAGTCAACCGAAATTGCCAACGATTTGTTTAAATCCGGAAGAGCCACTTACTTAGAAGTATTATTAGTACAAAGAACTGCTTTAGACTCAAAAATTGAACTCATCATTACCAAAAAACTACAACATCAAGCCATTATCAATTTATATAAAGCTTTAGGTGGTGGAATAAACTAG
- a CDS encoding efflux RND transporter periplasmic adaptor subunit: MNKIILIFVLVLAIGTTFSCNSNKSEKIALEKYPTTNPILVDTTFTIDHVAEIQSLQNVEIRTKINGYIEKIYVDEGKPVKAGQLLFTISSQTLQKDVLKAKAMVKNALAEAKTAELDLQNIKTLANKNIVSKTELEKAQAAYTAALARIDEYRANQSSAEIQVSLTKIKAPFDGVINRIPFKIGSLINEGTLLTTISNNSSVYAYFNVSEKEYLQFKEQKKENNAADITLLLANNKAHAYKGSIETIEGEFDKTTGNIAFRAKFPNPDLLLKHGSSGKIQLTNTIKKALLIPQKASFEIQDKVYVYVVDDNNIVRARNIEIKQRIQHLYVIESGLKTSDRIIYEGIQNLKEGDKIFPETKRMQELISKL; this comes from the coding sequence ATGAACAAAATTATTTTGATTTTTGTCCTAGTTCTTGCTATTGGGACTACTTTCTCTTGCAACTCAAACAAAAGCGAAAAAATAGCTTTAGAAAAATACCCTACTACTAATCCTATTTTGGTAGACACCACTTTTACGATAGACCATGTAGCAGAAATACAATCCCTTCAAAATGTTGAGATTAGAACAAAAATTAATGGCTACATCGAAAAAATATACGTTGATGAAGGTAAACCTGTAAAAGCAGGCCAATTACTTTTCACCATAAGTAGCCAAACTTTACAAAAAGATGTTCTTAAAGCGAAAGCAATGGTCAAAAATGCTTTAGCTGAGGCAAAAACTGCAGAACTTGACTTGCAAAACATTAAAACACTAGCCAACAAAAACATTGTATCCAAAACAGAATTAGAGAAAGCACAAGCCGCTTATACAGCCGCTTTAGCTCGTATTGATGAATATCGAGCGAATCAATCTAGTGCAGAAATTCAAGTTTCATTGACAAAAATAAAAGCTCCTTTTGATGGTGTAATCAATCGAATTCCTTTCAAAATTGGAAGTTTAATCAATGAGGGAACGCTTCTTACCACAATATCCAATAACAGCTCTGTCTATGCCTATTTTAATGTATCCGAAAAGGAATACTTGCAATTTAAAGAGCAAAAAAAAGAGAATAACGCTGCAGATATTACTTTACTCTTAGCCAATAACAAAGCACATGCTTACAAAGGAAGCATTGAAACAATTGAAGGAGAATTTGACAAAACAACTGGAAACATAGCTTTTAGAGCCAAATTTCCAAACCCAGATTTACTATTAAAGCATGGGTCAAGTGGAAAAATTCAGCTGACCAATACTATAAAAAAAGCCTTGCTTATTCCTCAAAAAGCATCCTTTGAAATACAAGACAAAGTATACGTTTATGTAGTAGATGACAACAACATTGTACGCGCAAGAAATATTGAAATCAAACAACGCATTCAACACTTGTATGTAATCGAGTCGGGATTAAAAACATCGGACAGAATTATATATGAAGGCATTCAGAACTTGAAAGAAGGAGATAAAATATTCCCTGAAACCAAACGAATGCAAGAATTAATTTCAAAACTATAA
- a CDS encoding bifunctional 5,10-methylenetetrahydrofolate dehydrogenase/5,10-methenyltetrahydrofolate cyclohydrolase: MQLLDGKKTSEDIKKEIAIEVQQMKDNGEKVPHLAAVIVGTDGASLTYVGSKVRSCQQIGFESTLVSLPESITEAELLLKIKELNEDDDLDGYIVQLPLPKHIDEQKILMAIDPDKDVDGFHPANFGKMALDMDTFIPATPFGIMQLLERYKVDTVGKHTVVIGRSHIVGRPMSILMSRKGNPGDSTVTLTHSRTKNIEEFTKNADIIITALGVPNYLKADMVKDGVVVIDVGITRVEDASHPKGYVITGDVDFDGVSKKSSFITPVPGGVGPMTIAMLLQNTLLARKMRMK; encoded by the coding sequence ATGCAACTACTAGACGGAAAAAAAACATCAGAAGATATTAAGAAAGAAATTGCCATTGAAGTACAACAAATGAAAGACAATGGGGAGAAAGTGCCTCATTTGGCTGCAGTAATTGTAGGTACAGATGGTGCTAGTTTAACTTACGTTGGTAGTAAAGTGCGTTCTTGTCAGCAAATTGGTTTTGAATCTACTTTGGTGAGTTTGCCAGAAAGTATTACAGAAGCAGAGTTGTTGTTGAAAATTAAAGAATTGAATGAAGATGATGATTTAGATGGCTATATCGTGCAATTGCCATTGCCAAAACATATTGATGAACAAAAAATATTAATGGCAATTGACCCTGACAAAGATGTAGATGGTTTCCATCCAGCTAATTTCGGAAAAATGGCTTTAGATATGGATACTTTTATTCCTGCTACGCCCTTCGGAATTATGCAATTGTTAGAGCGCTATAAAGTTGATACAGTAGGGAAACATACAGTTGTAATTGGAAGAAGTCATATCGTAGGCCGTCCGATGAGTATCTTGATGAGTCGTAAAGGGAATCCAGGTGATTCAACCGTTACCTTAACCCATAGTAGAACCAAAAATATTGAGGAATTTACTAAAAATGCTGATATCATTATCACCGCATTAGGTGTTCCAAATTATTTGAAAGCCGATATGGTAAAAGATGGCGTTGTTGTAATTGACGTAGGAATAACTAGAGTAGAAGACGCTTCTCACCCAAAAGGATATGTAATCACCGGCGATGTTGATTTTGATGGGGTAAGTAAAAAATCCTCATTCATCACTCCAGTACCTGGTGGTGTTGGGCCAATGACCATTGCAATGCTGTTGCAAAATACATTATTAGCGAGAAAAATGAGAATGAAGTAA